A region from the Pelodiscus sinensis isolate JC-2024 chromosome 11, ASM4963464v1, whole genome shotgun sequence genome encodes:
- the ACTR8 gene encoding actin-related protein 8, with protein sequence MTQAEKGDAENGKDRERDKEREQRGAKRPIVPAAVPESLQEQIQSNFIVVIHPGSTTLRIGRATDTLPVSTPHIIARRQKYQGQPVYKDSWLLRDGLNKPESTEQRQNGLKMVDQAIWSKKMSNGARRIPVSPDQARSYNRQMRPAILDHSSGNKWTNTSLHPEYLVGEEALYVNPLDCYNIHWPIRRGQLNLHSGPGGSLTAVLADLEIIWSHVIQKYLEIPLKDLKYYRCILLIPDIYNKQHVKELVHMILMKMGFSGIVVHQESVCATFGSGLSSACIVDVGDQKTSVCCVEDGVSHRNTRLCLAYGGSDVSRCFYWLMQRAGFPYKDCQLTNKMDCLLLQHLKETFCHLDQDISGLQDHEFQIRHPDSPALLYQFRLGDEKLQAPMALFYPATFGIVGQKMTSLQHRSQGDPEDPHDEHYLLATQSKQEQSAKATADRKSMSKPGGYEGDLRGQSSDISERMYPQEVELGSSQSDCLIAGNESEEPLAAHMSRKTAISQFEGKALGLDKAILHSIDCCASDDTKKKMYSSILVVGGGLMFHKAQEFLQHRILNKMPPSFRRVVENVEVITRPKDMDPRLIAWKGGAVLACLDTTQELWIYQREWQRFGVRMLRERAAFVW encoded by the exons ATGACCCAGGCGGAGAAAGGCGACGCCGAGAACGGCAAAGACCGGGAGCGGGACAAGGAGCGGGAGCAGCGCGGAGCCAAGCGGCCCATCGTCCCCGCCGCCGTGCCCGAGTCCCTGCAGGAG CAAATACAAAGCAACTTCATTGTTGTGATACATCCTGGATCAACAACTCTTAGAATTGGGAGAGCCACCGATACACTTCCTGTTAGTACTCCTCACATCATAGCAAGAAGACAGAAATATCAAGGACAGCCTGTATACAAAGACAGTTGGCTCTTAAGAGATGGACTCAAT aaaccTGAAAGTACTGAGCAAAGACAAAATGGCCTTAAAATGGTGGACCAAGCAATATGGTCCAAAAAGATGTCAAATGGTGCAAGGCGTATACCGGTGTCACCTGATCAG GCTCGATCATATAACAGACAGATGCGACCGGCTATTCTAGATCACAGCTCTGGTAACAAATGGACAAATACATCCCTTCATCCTGAGTATCTGGTAGGAGAAGAG GCGTTGTATGTTAATCCTTTAGACTGTTATAATATTCATTGGCCTATTCGAAGAGGACAATTAAACCTTCACTCAGGACCTGGTGGCTCCCTTACTGCAGTACTAGCAGATCTTGAAATTATCTGGTCGCATGTAATACAGAAATACTTAGAAATACCACTGAAAGATTTAAAG TATTACAGGTGCATTTTACTAATTCCAGACATCTATAATAAACAACACGTGAAAGAACTGGTACATATGATCCTAATGAAGATGGGCTTTTCAG gtataGTGGTCCATCAGGAGTCTGTCTGTGCTACTTTTGGAAGTGGCTTAAGTAGTGCATGTATAGTAGATGTAGGGGATCAGAAGACAAGTGTTTGCTGTGTAGAGGATGGCGTTTCACATCGTAACACCCG GTTGTGTCTTGCGTATGGAGGGTCTGATGTATCAAGATGTTTTTACTGGCTTATGCAGCGAGCTGGATTTCCTTACAAGGATTGTCAGTTAACTAATAAAATGGACTGCTTACTCCTTCAGCACTTAAAAGAGACATTTTGTCATTTAGACCAG GATATTTCTGGACTGCAAGACCATGAGTTCCAGATTCGCCATCCAGACTCTCCAGCCTTATTATACCAGTTCCGATTAGGAGATGAAAAACTACAG GCTCCAATGGCTCTGTTTTATCCAGCAACGTTTGGAATTGTAGGGCAGAAAATGACATCTTTGCAACACAGATCACAAGGTGACCCAGAGGATCCTCATGATGAACATTATTTGTTAGCTACCCAGAGTAAACAAGAGCAG tctgcGAAAGCTACAGCTGATAGGAAGTCCATGTCCAAGCCTGGTGGATATGAGGGAGACTTGCGTGGCCAGTCCTCAGACATTTCAGAGAGGATGTATCCTCAAGAAGTGGAACTGGGATCATCTCAGAGTGATTGTCTAATAGCTGGAAATGAGTCTGAAGAACCCCTAGCAGCACACATGTCCAGGAAAACCGCTATATCTCAGTTTGAAGGCAAAGCACTAGGCCTTGACAAAGCCATTCTTCATAGTATTGATTGCTGTG CATCTGATGATACCAAAAAGAAGATGTATAGTTCTATCCTAGTAGTGGGAGGAGGTCTGATGTTTCATAAAGCTCAAGAATTTCTTCAGCACCGAATTCTCAATAAAATGCCTCCTTCTTTCAGAAGAGTTGTTGAAAATGTAGAAGTCATTACAAGACCTAAG GATATGGATCCACGCTTGATTGCATGGAAAGGGGGTGCAGTTTTGGCCTGCTTGGATACAACCCAGGAACTATGGATATATCAGCGAGAATGGCAACGCTTTGGTGTCCGGATGTTACGTGAGAGAGCTGCATTTGTGTGGTAA